Proteins from a genomic interval of Paenibacillus sp. FSL H8-0048:
- a CDS encoding ABC transporter permease, giving the protein MRGSVLNWLKKEVLPSWQLYLFLLPATVYIIIFAYVPMAGVQIAFKNYNFNLGIWGSEWIGWDNFRRFFDSYQFTTLIWNTISLSVYSLLISFPLPILFALVLNSFTGQKFKKIVQSVSYMPHFISTVVIVGMLVQLFNPRTGAFGALYTFFSGELLADAFANPGAFQHLYVWSGIWQGIGWSSIIYIAALSSVDEHLHEAAQIDGASRLQRVRHIDFPSILPTATIMLILAVGNIMEVGFEKVFLMQNELNISKSEVISTYVYKVGLTIGSGDFSFATAIGLFNSLINFVLLIMVNYAAKKFSNTSLW; this is encoded by the coding sequence ATGCGAGGATCTGTACTCAATTGGCTGAAAAAAGAAGTTCTGCCGAGCTGGCAGCTGTACCTGTTTCTCCTTCCGGCCACCGTGTACATCATCATTTTTGCTTATGTGCCGATGGCAGGCGTTCAGATTGCCTTCAAAAACTACAATTTCAATCTGGGAATCTGGGGCAGCGAATGGATCGGATGGGACAATTTCAGGCGCTTCTTCGATTCCTATCAGTTTACAACCCTGATTTGGAATACCATTAGCCTGTCCGTTTACAGCTTGCTGATTTCCTTTCCTTTGCCGATTCTGTTTGCCCTGGTGCTTAATTCGTTTACGGGGCAGAAATTCAAAAAAATCGTACAATCCGTTTCTTATATGCCGCATTTTATTTCAACGGTTGTCATCGTCGGCATGTTAGTTCAGCTATTCAATCCGCGTACCGGTGCTTTTGGAGCGCTGTATACGTTCTTTAGTGGTGAATTACTGGCGGATGCCTTTGCCAATCCGGGCGCTTTCCAGCACTTGTATGTCTGGTCCGGCATATGGCAGGGCATCGGCTGGAGCAGCATCATTTACATCGCTGCCTTGTCTTCCGTTGACGAGCATTTGCACGAGGCTGCTCAAATCGACGGCGCTTCGCGTCTGCAGCGGGTGCGGCATATCGATTTTCCGTCCATTTTGCCTACGGCTACCATCATGCTGATCCTGGCGGTCGGAAATATCATGGAAGTTGGATTCGAGAAAGTGTTCCTCATGCAGAATGAATTGAATATTTCGAAAAGCGAAGTCATCTCCACTTATGTATATAAGGTAGGGTTGACGATCGGCTCGGGCGATTTCTCGTTTGCGACTGCGATTGGGTTGTTTAATTCACTCATTAACTTTGTACTGTTGATTATGGTGAACTACGCCGCCAAGAAATTCAGCAATACCAGCCTGTGGTAA
- a CDS encoding 4-hydroxyphenylacetate 3-hydroxylase family protein: protein MAVKNGKEYIERIDRRQIKIWYQGKTIEMPLSSHPAFNGLMKTQAEMYDMQHQKETIEQMAFQSVTDGKRYGLSFLAPRSKEDLVRRRIMMELWAEKHHGFLGRSPDYMNTTLMSLYTAAHLLREYNPEYEDNLIKYYEYCRSQDITLSHAFIQPFAGRLSELVDEVEDSITAKVIERNENGMVVNGSFMMATQAATCDEILVFPSSLPSMLEPDNPYAFAFAVPNDLEGMTFICRESYSGSSVYDHPLSSRFEEMDAMVIFDHVFIPRNRIFFLGNEEIGERLFSEGNFHSHAGHQVLTRYIAKTEFLLGLTAKLSDEQNIALEAVTMERISRILTMLENLKSLRLASEMMAEPDARGYYVPAPKPLIAATMQYSSFYQEMLGMLQDISSSSLVMLPSETDLASDAGDFLRLYLKGQDTSARDRIALFRLAWELAVGPFGGRQKQFERFFFGNTRTLTSRMYSVYNLDKYKAMIDEFLQRGEAR, encoded by the coding sequence ATGGCAGTTAAGAACGGCAAAGAATATATCGAGCGTATCGACCGCCGGCAGATCAAAATATGGTATCAGGGTAAAACCATCGAAATGCCTTTATCCAGCCATCCTGCCTTCAACGGATTAATGAAGACCCAAGCGGAAATGTATGATATGCAGCATCAGAAGGAAACCATCGAACAAATGGCCTTTCAAAGCGTTACGGATGGTAAGCGTTACGGACTTTCCTTCCTGGCACCAAGAAGCAAGGAGGACCTGGTCCGCAGGAGAATCATGATGGAATTATGGGCAGAGAAGCATCACGGGTTTTTAGGGAGATCCCCGGATTATATGAACACGACGCTGATGTCTTTATATACCGCGGCTCATCTGTTACGAGAATACAATCCCGAATATGAAGATAATCTCATAAAATACTATGAATACTGCCGCAGTCAGGACATCACCTTATCCCATGCATTCATTCAACCATTTGCCGGCCGGTTGTCCGAGCTGGTGGACGAGGTGGAGGATTCCATTACAGCTAAAGTAATCGAGCGCAACGAGAACGGAATGGTGGTAAACGGTTCGTTTATGATGGCTACACAGGCAGCTACCTGTGATGAAATCCTGGTGTTCCCTTCAAGTCTCCCTTCCATGCTGGAACCGGATAATCCATACGCCTTCGCCTTTGCCGTGCCCAATGATCTGGAAGGGATGACCTTCATTTGCCGTGAGAGTTATTCAGGCTCATCTGTTTATGATCATCCGCTAAGCAGCAGATTTGAAGAAATGGACGCCATGGTGATCTTCGATCATGTGTTCATCCCGCGCAACCGGATCTTTTTCTTAGGGAATGAAGAGATTGGAGAGAGGCTGTTCAGCGAAGGGAATTTCCACAGCCATGCCGGTCATCAGGTGCTTACCCGTTACATTGCCAAGACGGAATTTCTGCTCGGCCTGACCGCTAAATTGTCAGATGAACAGAATATCGCTCTCGAAGCGGTGACGATGGAGCGGATATCCCGGATTCTGACCATGCTTGAGAATTTGAAATCCCTTCGCCTGGCTTCGGAAATGATGGCGGAACCGGATGCCAGGGGCTATTATGTGCCTGCCCCAAAGCCGCTGATTGCTGCTACGATGCAGTATTCCTCCTTTTATCAGGAGATGCTGGGGATGCTTCAGGACATCAGCTCCAGCAGCCTTGTGATGCTTCCTTCCGAGACAGACCTGGCATCAGATGCCGGCGATTTTCTCCGTCTTTATCTTAAAGGACAGGATACCTCAGCCCGCGACCGGATTGCTCTTTTCCGTCTGGCCTGGGAGCTGGCGGTTGGTCCCTTCGGCGGCAGACAGAAACAGTTTGAGCGCTTTTTCTTCGGAAATACCCGTACGCTTACTTCCCGGATGTATAGCGTGTACAATCTGGACAAATACAAAGCGATGATTGATGAGTTTCTGCAGCGCGGGGAAGCCCGATAG
- a CDS encoding carbohydrate kinase family protein: MTGCSNPAEIADRLLKSGAGAAVIKLGADGAYYSNGQISGTEPGFPVKRFIDPMGAGDGFAAGFISGLLQGGICLLPCGAATLSVPLLSG; encoded by the coding sequence CTGACAGGATGCAGTAACCCTGCAGAGATCGCAGACCGGTTGCTGAAATCCGGGGCTGGTGCTGCCGTAATCAAGCTTGGCGCGGACGGGGCTTATTACAGTAACGGACAGATCTCTGGAACTGAGCCAGGGTTTCCCGTGAAGAGGTTCATAGATCCGATGGGTGCCGGAGACGGTTTTGCCGCAGGCTTTATCAGCGGTTTGCTACAGGGGGGGATCTGCCTTCTGCCGTGCGGCGCGGCAACGCTGTCGGTTCCATTGTTGTCGGGGTAA
- a CDS encoding helix-turn-helix domain-containing protein, giving the protein MVTKFINRHTSWLIFGKRFIKYGLILAILVLMIIPLYFKSYTLAKQMTMDKSESKLLDGVESMEQQVLRAQTITNLLLQEESFMHLFFLKGVPSSGYYMDIKVLQSKLKSLALTQDMYSNVYIRFKDNPVFISNYISSDDYEDVYARYYRYGNLSAEEWQDRLFGENYTMKLFPAKEVFSSYYSRKPFDGITAVINNSYFNAIKQKSILAIDMDREDLVGKLLYEDQTDDHFVYIVDSEDRILFSHNYENGEPLETAETLAEIELSGGKYILLTRSSERLGLQVVVGIPAGAFEENVNSLLELVVLYVVAGMALTVVLAFLFSMRETNALKKLVETAARSTQQGFTLRNEFEYLDNAFTEIHTRSEQQQGRIEALNDSIKYSIAKHMLILGAFTEREKEEAESYFGSAFERFGVVKAIYKVDSPQARLKDVQHNIGLELEERFNAVMRHRPLALNFHAGETVFILFFDPDEDAVGRAEIKVRLSELIRSLNAESPLAVTVSIGVSEIMSGPEQAKAAYQQAKYALGINENEVASGVYLFELPTDESDTRPSFDNAVLLKLYDALIAGETSLVAQILDDCFGPLAEYSLTEQEQLQIFFSVRQTVFSAHKVIGGDKSSPGGHALTIPAYDQSQDMIRLADRLRRTAFDLCDIVIGNKKSNNNRLKTGILNYIGAHFGEAGLSAGSIASELLISEKYVFSFVKEQTGKSLGKYIEEIRLLNAEQLLLTTDYANNRIWKQCGFGSENTFYRAFSKKHGVTPTVWRENQSNLTD; this is encoded by the coding sequence ATGGTTACCAAGTTCATAAATAGACATACGTCCTGGTTGATTTTCGGCAAACGCTTTATAAAATACGGTCTGATATTGGCCATTCTCGTGCTAATGATCATTCCGCTGTATTTCAAATCCTATACGCTCGCCAAGCAAATGACAATGGATAAAAGCGAATCCAAGCTGCTGGACGGCGTGGAATCCATGGAGCAGCAGGTGCTGCGGGCCCAAACGATTACTAACTTGCTGCTCCAGGAGGAATCGTTCATGCATCTGTTTTTTCTAAAGGGTGTTCCTTCCAGCGGGTACTACATGGACATCAAAGTGTTACAGAGCAAATTAAAAAGCCTGGCGCTGACCCAGGATATGTATTCCAACGTATATATCCGCTTCAAGGACAATCCGGTATTTATCTCCAACTATATTTCATCGGACGACTATGAAGATGTCTATGCCCGGTACTACCGGTACGGAAACCTCTCTGCGGAAGAGTGGCAGGATCGGCTGTTCGGCGAGAACTACACCATGAAGCTGTTTCCGGCTAAGGAGGTATTCTCTTCTTATTATAGCCGCAAGCCGTTCGACGGCATTACGGCCGTCATTAACAATTCCTATTTCAACGCCATTAAGCAGAAAAGTATCCTGGCCATCGACATGGACCGTGAGGACCTGGTGGGCAAATTGCTGTATGAGGATCAGACGGATGATCATTTCGTCTACATTGTGGACAGTGAGGACCGTATTTTATTCTCCCATAATTACGAAAACGGTGAGCCGCTGGAAACAGCGGAGACGCTTGCCGAAATTGAGCTTTCGGGCGGCAAGTATATATTGCTTACGCGTTCAAGCGAACGGCTGGGACTTCAGGTTGTAGTCGGCATCCCGGCGGGAGCCTTCGAGGAGAACGTTAATTCCTTGCTCGAACTTGTAGTACTCTACGTCGTGGCGGGTATGGCACTTACCGTGGTGCTGGCATTCCTGTTTTCGATGAGGGAGACGAACGCTTTGAAGAAGCTGGTAGAGACGGCGGCAAGGTCGACCCAACAGGGCTTTACGCTGCGCAACGAATTCGAGTACCTTGACAACGCCTTTACCGAGATTCATACGCGGAGCGAACAGCAGCAAGGGCGGATCGAAGCATTGAATGATTCCATTAAATATTCCATTGCCAAGCATATGCTTATTCTGGGTGCCTTTACGGAGCGGGAAAAGGAAGAAGCGGAAAGCTATTTCGGCTCCGCCTTCGAGCGGTTTGGTGTGGTGAAAGCTATCTACAAGGTGGACAGCCCCCAGGCAAGACTCAAGGACGTGCAGCACAATATCGGACTGGAGCTGGAGGAACGGTTTAACGCCGTCATGCGCCATCGTCCGCTTGCGCTCAATTTTCATGCGGGCGAAACGGTCTTTATCCTGTTTTTCGATCCAGACGAAGATGCGGTAGGGCGTGCGGAGATTAAAGTCCGGTTGTCAGAGTTGATCCGGTCGCTCAATGCCGAATCGCCGCTGGCGGTGACCGTAAGCATCGGAGTCAGTGAAATCATGTCCGGCCCGGAGCAGGCCAAGGCAGCTTATCAACAAGCAAAATACGCCTTGGGTATTAATGAGAACGAGGTAGCCAGCGGAGTATATCTGTTTGAACTTCCTACTGATGAGTCCGATACTCGTCCGTCTTTTGACAATGCTGTGCTGCTGAAGCTGTACGATGCCCTGATCGCTGGCGAGACAAGCCTGGTAGCGCAAATATTAGATGATTGTTTTGGACCTCTGGCCGAATACTCCTTAACGGAGCAGGAGCAGCTGCAGATCTTTTTCTCCGTCCGGCAGACGGTGTTCAGCGCCCATAAGGTGATCGGGGGAGACAAGAGCAGTCCAGGTGGACATGCGCTGACGATTCCGGCTTACGACCAGTCGCAGGATATGATCCGGCTGGCTGACCGCCTGCGGAGGACCGCATTCGATTTATGCGACATTGTGATAGGCAACAAGAAGAGCAACAACAACAGGCTGAAAACTGGTATTTTAAATTATATTGGGGCGCATTTTGGAGAGGCTGGCCTGTCTGCCGGCAGTATTGCCAGCGAACTGCTTATTTCAGAGAAATATGTCTTTTCCTTTGTGAAGGAGCAGACCGGTAAAAGCCTGGGCAAATATATAGAAGAAATCCGGCTGCTGAACGCGGAGCAACTGCTTTTAACCACTGATTATGCCAATAACCGGATCTGGAAGCAGTGCGGCTTTGGCAGCGAAAATACATTCTACCGGGCTTTCTCCAAAAAGCACGGTGTAACGCCAACCGTATGGCGGGAAAACCAGAGCAATCTTACTGACTGA
- a CDS encoding MBL fold metallo-hydrolase, protein MLHASTFIKNPAKCATLHIHTALKDRDILPLAGGIQVVFTPGHTPDHMSLYHIPTQTLIAGDALNSKDDKLLPFDNYYTLDHSTALKLIAKLLELDIKKVITYHGNEATHRIKENLQKIVNTTGQ, encoded by the coding sequence ATGCTTCACGCCAGTACATTTATAAAAAATCCTGCAAAATGTGCAACATTGCACATTCATACGGCACTTAAGGATCGAGACATTCTGCCCCTGGCCGGTGGCATTCAAGTCGTTTTCACCCCAGGACACACGCCAGATCATATGTCGCTCTATCATATCCCAACGCAAACGTTAATTGCCGGCGATGCATTAAACTCAAAGGATGATAAGCTCCTGCCCTTCGACAACTATTACACGTTGGATCATTCTACTGCGCTGAAGTTGATTGCCAAGCTGCTAGAACTGGATATTAAAAAAGTGATCACCTATCATGGTAACGAAGCTACTCATCGAATTAAGGAAAATCTCCAGAAAATAGTAAATACAACAGGCCAATGA
- a CDS encoding carbohydrate ABC transporter permease: MSQTKFSTHPASDKVYYIISGFILTFILIAVSYPLIYVLSASFSSGNAVSSGQVLLWPVDFSLEGYEAVFKNKDILRAYGNTFLYTVLGTLVNVTVVMTCAYALSRPGLKGRGGFMFLFTFTMFFSGGLIPFYILMKDLHLINTMWVMVLPGALSVYNMIIARTFIQSSIPGELIEATSIDGCSDARFFFSFVLPLSKAVIAVITLFSAVGHWNAYFNALMYLNDRSLYPLQIILREILIMNQVDVSMIMDPELQVAKAQAAAVLKYSLIVVATLPILCVYPFIQKYFVKGVMIGSLKG, from the coding sequence ATGAGCCAGACCAAATTTTCAACGCACCCGGCTTCGGATAAAGTGTACTACATCATTTCCGGCTTTATTTTGACTTTTATTTTAATCGCTGTGTCCTATCCGCTTATTTACGTGCTTTCGGCTTCCTTCTCTTCAGGCAATGCCGTATCGTCCGGCCAGGTTCTGCTCTGGCCTGTCGATTTCAGTCTGGAAGGTTATGAAGCTGTATTCAAAAACAAAGATATCCTCAGAGCTTACGGCAACACGTTTCTGTATACCGTTCTGGGAACGCTGGTGAATGTCACTGTCGTTATGACCTGCGCTTACGCGCTTTCCAGACCGGGGCTGAAGGGCAGAGGCGGCTTTATGTTTCTGTTCACGTTCACGATGTTTTTCAGCGGCGGCCTGATTCCGTTCTATATATTAATGAAAGACCTCCATCTGATCAACACCATGTGGGTGATGGTGCTTCCGGGTGCGCTTTCCGTATACAACATGATCATCGCGCGAACCTTTATCCAGTCATCCATTCCGGGAGAACTGATCGAAGCGACCAGCATCGACGGCTGCAGCGATGCGCGCTTTTTCTTCTCCTTCGTGCTGCCGCTGTCCAAAGCCGTCATCGCGGTCATCACGCTGTTCTCGGCGGTGGGCCACTGGAACGCCTATTTCAATGCTCTCATGTATCTGAATGACCGCTCGCTGTACCCGCTACAAATTATTTTGCGGGAGATTCTGATCATGAACCAGGTCGATGTCAGCATGATTATGGACCCTGAACTGCAGGTGGCCAAAGCTCAGGCGGCGGCTGTGCTGAAGTACTCCCTGATTGTCGTGGCGACGCTTCCCATTTTATGCGTGTACCCGTTCATTCAGAAATATTTTGTCAAAGGCGTGATG
- a CDS encoding NAD-binding protein: MVATVSGEVVIVGGGLVGLEVAEYLHGKASKITVVSAYPCDYVVVAIGAKSRNYEGLQHFCIEHDIPVHVIGDALRARRALNAVSKAHEVRE; this comes from the coding sequence ATGGTAGCAACGGTTTCTGGGGAAGTCGTTATTGTCGGCGGGGGCCTTGTTGGTCTTGAGGTTGCCGAATACCTGCATGGTAAAGCCTCCAAGATCACTGTAGTATCTGCGTACCCATGTGATTACGTTGTTGTCGCCATCGGGGCGAAGTCACGGAACTATGAGGGGCTCCAGCATTTTTGCATTGAGCATGATATTCCTGTTCATGTGATCGGTGATGCTTTACGTGCCCGCAGGGCCTTAAACGCCGTCAGCAAAGCGCATGAAGTGCGAGAATGA
- a CDS encoding M4 family metallopeptidase: MKKTVASLLAGIVALGSLASVGSAAENNESNNPVELFSGSSPISITDQAWKSPADPTSEDKVWGYLESVKGNLHLSAKGDIRGKFKITEQETNSKTGSQHYRLSQYISGIPVYGADQTLHFDKAGNVTSLLGSVVEDVYQTIPQPLIQLQTISGADAILAAGQDATLEHGPLGEPQVTPTADLYYFIVDGEPQLVYKTEVNVLEPEPLRIRYFISAENGSVLFKYNILENLTGTGTGVFGDTKTFETRLSGSTYQLYDSTRGKGIVTYTAKNRTSLPGTLLTSTNNVWTDKAAVDAHTYAERTYDYYLQHFGRNSLDNKGLQIRSTVHYYTAYNNAFWNGAQIVFGDGDGSTFTLLSGDLDVVGHELTHGVTEKTSNLEYYGESGALNESFSDIIGNSIEGANWLIGDKIYTPGVAGDALRSLANPPLYGQPDKYSDRYTGTADEGGVHTNSGINNKAFYLAAQGGTFNGVTVTGIGREDAVQIYYNALVYYLTTSSNFSAARTAVIQSATELFGAGSAQVTAVTKAYNAVGVY, encoded by the coding sequence ATGAAAAAGACTGTAGCTTCACTTCTTGCAGGTATTGTAGCACTTGGGTCCTTGGCCTCGGTGGGCAGTGCCGCTGAAAACAATGAGAGTAACAATCCTGTAGAGCTCTTCTCAGGCTCTTCCCCTATTTCAATTACGGACCAAGCCTGGAAATCCCCTGCAGACCCCACTTCCGAGGACAAGGTATGGGGATATCTTGAAAGTGTTAAAGGGAACCTGCATCTTTCGGCTAAGGGGGACATTCGGGGGAAATTTAAAATCACAGAGCAAGAAACAAACAGCAAAACCGGCAGCCAGCATTACCGGTTAAGCCAGTATATCTCGGGGATACCGGTATATGGAGCTGATCAGACCCTGCATTTCGACAAAGCCGGGAATGTTACCTCCCTGCTGGGAAGTGTAGTTGAAGATGTATACCAGACCATTCCGCAGCCGCTGATTCAACTCCAAACCATATCCGGAGCAGATGCCATCCTGGCAGCCGGTCAGGATGCCACGCTGGAACATGGACCGCTTGGTGAGCCCCAAGTTACTCCTACAGCAGATTTGTATTATTTTATCGTAGATGGAGAACCTCAATTAGTCTATAAAACGGAAGTGAATGTGCTGGAACCCGAGCCTTTGCGGATACGGTACTTCATTTCTGCGGAGAATGGCAGCGTGCTGTTCAAATATAATATCTTAGAGAACCTGACGGGCACGGGCACTGGAGTCTTTGGAGATACCAAAACATTCGAGACACGCCTCTCGGGTTCAACCTACCAGCTGTATGACAGCACCCGCGGCAAGGGCATTGTGACCTATACCGCGAAGAACAGGACCTCTCTTCCGGGGACGCTCTTGACCAGCACTAATAATGTCTGGACAGACAAAGCCGCGGTTGATGCCCACACCTATGCGGAGAGAACCTATGATTATTATCTCCAGCATTTCGGCCGCAACAGCCTGGACAACAAAGGACTGCAAATCCGATCGACCGTTCATTACTACACTGCTTATAACAACGCCTTTTGGAATGGTGCGCAGATTGTTTTCGGGGATGGGGATGGATCTACCTTTACACTGTTGTCCGGTGATTTGGACGTGGTAGGCCACGAGCTGACGCATGGTGTGACGGAGAAAACTTCCAATCTCGAATACTACGGAGAATCTGGGGCACTCAATGAGTCCTTCTCCGACATCATCGGAAATTCAATTGAAGGTGCGAACTGGCTGATCGGTGATAAAATATATACACCGGGCGTAGCGGGTGACGCACTCCGCTCACTGGCTAATCCGCCATTGTACGGCCAGCCTGACAAATATAGCGACCGTTACACCGGTACCGCTGACGAAGGCGGTGTGCATACGAACAGCGGTATCAATAACAAAGCTTTCTATCTCGCTGCTCAAGGCGGTACGTTTAACGGTGTAACGGTCACTGGTATCGGCCGTGAGGATGCCGTTCAAATCTATTACAATGCACTTGTATATTACCTCACAACCTCATCCAACTTCTCTGCTGCACGTACAGCAGTCATTCAATCGGCAACCGAGTTGTTTGGCGCAGGCTCGGCTCAAGTAACTGCTGTAACTAAAGCTTACAATGCGGTAGGCGTCTACTAA
- a CDS encoding response regulator transcription factor, whose protein sequence is MDEVSILLVDDEQAILHMLRTVLLKEQFLDIDTVTSGEDAIAACKKKTYHCIVLDVMLPGRSGLEICPFLRQITDAPILFLTAKTTDYDKLTGFAVGGDDYVVKPFNPLEIVARIKSLLRRYLPRQTEAEKLPQEGIYDFGRFQVMEPAGELRVEGQLVNCPALVYQLLLFFCKHPNRIFSKSELYERVWGSEAISDDNTVMVHIHRIRERIEADPSAPELLVNVRGLGYKLIQSGMGPGR, encoded by the coding sequence ATGGATGAAGTTTCAATCCTGCTTGTTGATGATGAACAGGCGATTCTGCATATGCTCCGAACGGTATTGCTCAAAGAGCAATTCCTGGATATCGATACGGTCACTAGCGGTGAAGATGCGATTGCTGCATGTAAAAAGAAAACCTATCACTGCATCGTGCTGGACGTGATGCTTCCAGGCCGGAGCGGGCTGGAAATCTGCCCGTTTCTGCGTCAAATTACAGATGCCCCCATTCTCTTTCTAACTGCAAAAACAACCGATTACGACAAGCTGACCGGCTTCGCGGTTGGCGGAGACGATTATGTCGTTAAACCCTTTAACCCGCTGGAAATAGTCGCACGGATCAAATCCCTGCTTAGAAGGTATTTGCCCAGGCAGACGGAAGCAGAAAAACTGCCACAGGAAGGCATCTATGATTTTGGACGCTTTCAGGTCATGGAGCCAGCCGGTGAGCTCAGAGTAGAGGGTCAACTGGTGAACTGTCCTGCGCTGGTATACCAGCTGCTGCTGTTCTTTTGCAAACATCCGAATCGTATCTTTAGCAAGTCAGAATTATATGAGCGGGTATGGGGATCGGAGGCCATTTCGGATGACAACACCGTCATGGTACATATTCACCGGATTCGTGAGCGTATTGAGGCTGATCCCTCCGCGCCTGAGCTGTTGGTGAACGTTCGCGGGCTAGGGTATAAGCTCATTCAGTCCGGCATGGGGCCTGGGCGATGA
- a CDS encoding GNAT family N-acetyltransferase: protein MKILEDDLSGTQVIGLIAEHLQGMAEDSPPESIHALNLDGLKQPEITFWCAWEDEELLGCGAIKELNKEHAELKSMRTAKKHLRKGVARNILTHIIEVAISRGYKRISLETGSMDSFIPAHKLYEDFGFTYCEPFADYIPDPNSKFMTKEL, encoded by the coding sequence GTGAAGATTCTTGAAGATGATTTGAGCGGGACACAAGTGATTGGATTAATTGCAGAACATCTGCAAGGCATGGCAGAGGATTCTCCGCCAGAAAGCATTCATGCCCTTAATCTGGATGGGCTGAAGCAACCGGAAATTACCTTCTGGTGTGCTTGGGAGGATGAAGAGCTTCTGGGCTGCGGGGCGATCAAGGAACTAAACAAAGAGCATGCAGAACTCAAATCGATGCGGACCGCTAAGAAGCATTTGCGCAAGGGTGTGGCCCGAAATATTCTTACTCATATTATTGAAGTAGCCATAAGCCGCGGATACAAACGGATCAGCCTGGAGACGGGCTCCATGGATTCATTCATCCCTGCCCACAAGCTGTATGAGGATTTCGGCTTTACGTATTGTGAGCCATTCGCTGATTATATCCCGGATCCGAATAGCAAATTTATGACGAAGGAACTGTAG
- a CDS encoding M23 family metallopeptidase, with amino-acid sequence MTRVYTKSWKGLAAVLGTCVLLSACGTSEASEPQKITPDNFMDTLMKGSKEDIYKQMSPELQKIITLDEFKTTADSFMEGVTSWNKVTEVKLNKLVDRSWKDQTGTKGIQASFAEDHKIVGLLIQPLETHEATDKALTKTEFQFPLKGEWFVFWGGNDVLSNYHYAHESQRYALDIIRTQNDASYQGEGKDNEDYYAFGEPLHAAADGKVVEVKNDIPDNTPGVMNAEDPEGNVVVIDHGNGEHSITAHLKKGSVAVKKGDNVQQGDLIGHLGNSGNSSEAHLHFQVSDGPDIFTSRSVQIRWSDQSQSLTRGNSFQGLPN; translated from the coding sequence ATGACTAGAGTATATACGAAAAGCTGGAAGGGGCTTGCCGCAGTGCTTGGTACGTGTGTGCTGTTGTCTGCCTGCGGCACTTCGGAAGCATCTGAACCGCAAAAGATTACACCTGACAATTTCATGGATACCTTAATGAAGGGATCGAAGGAGGACATCTACAAGCAGATGAGTCCGGAGCTACAGAAAATCATAACGCTGGACGAATTCAAGACGACTGCCGATAGCTTTATGGAAGGCGTTACTTCATGGAACAAGGTTACGGAAGTTAAACTGAACAAACTGGTTGATCGTTCGTGGAAGGATCAGACGGGGACTAAGGGGATACAGGCCTCTTTTGCCGAAGATCACAAGATTGTGGGGCTGCTTATTCAGCCGCTTGAAACACATGAAGCAACGGATAAGGCGTTGACCAAAACTGAATTCCAGTTTCCGCTGAAGGGCGAATGGTTTGTGTTCTGGGGCGGGAACGATGTGTTATCCAACTATCATTATGCTCATGAATCCCAGCGTTACGCACTCGACATTATCCGCACTCAGAATGATGCAAGCTATCAAGGAGAGGGAAAGGACAACGAGGACTACTATGCTTTTGGTGAACCGCTCCATGCAGCAGCAGATGGCAAGGTGGTTGAAGTCAAAAATGACATCCCGGATAACACTCCGGGCGTGATGAACGCTGAAGATCCGGAAGGGAATGTTGTGGTCATTGATCATGGAAATGGGGAGCATAGCATCACAGCACATCTCAAGAAAGGCAGTGTAGCTGTCAAAAAAGGGGATAACGTCCAGCAGGGAGATCTCATTGGACATCTTGGTAATTCAGGGAACTCTAGTGAAGCACACTTGCATTTTCAGGTATCGGACGGGCCCGACATCTTCACTTCCCGTTCGGTTCAGATCCGTTGGTCCGATCAGAGTCAGAGCCTGACTCGCGGGAATTCTTTTCAGGGACTTCCCAATTAA